A single genomic interval of uncultured Desulfobulbus sp. harbors:
- a CDS encoding Gfo/Idh/MocA family oxidoreductase, producing the protein MTMINCGIIGYGKMGKIRAKAIEASGIGKVVVVYDTVMTESTPYKRAESAESVYLSKDVDAVFVCTPNFLIPELCIASLQAGKHVFSEKPPGFNASQVKDVMLAEQQNPKCKLMYGFNHRHHKSIVRMKQIVDEKELGKVLWMRGRYGKEVDEAYFEGWRAKPELAGGGILLDQGIHMVDLMLYFGGPFDDVSAFVSNLYWKIDGIEDNVFAILRNKTTGICASVHSTMTQWRYLFSIEVFLEGGALILNGLKTSSGAYGNEILSIKRNPSYLRDGRYEFEEQITYHIDTSWQSEIDHFFECINADSPITYGTSQDAFNVMQLLDRIYACN; encoded by the coding sequence ATGACAATGATAAATTGCGGGATTATCGGCTACGGAAAAATGGGGAAGATACGAGCCAAGGCGATTGAAGCGTCGGGGATCGGGAAAGTGGTTGTGGTCTACGATACAGTTATGACCGAAAGCACACCCTACAAGAGAGCCGAGTCAGCGGAATCTGTTTACTTGTCAAAGGATGTAGACGCTGTATTCGTCTGCACTCCAAATTTTCTCATCCCCGAACTGTGCATAGCATCCTTGCAGGCCGGAAAACATGTGTTTTCAGAAAAACCTCCTGGATTTAATGCTTCTCAGGTCAAGGATGTGATGCTGGCTGAACAGCAGAACCCGAAGTGCAAGTTGATGTATGGCTTCAATCACCGCCATCACAAAAGTATCGTACGAATGAAACAAATCGTCGATGAGAAAGAACTCGGCAAAGTGCTCTGGATGCGAGGCCGATACGGTAAAGAAGTCGACGAAGCGTATTTTGAAGGATGGCGAGCAAAACCTGAGCTGGCTGGAGGTGGTATCTTGTTGGATCAGGGAATTCACATGGTCGATTTGATGCTGTACTTTGGAGGACCATTTGACGACGTTTCCGCTTTCGTCTCCAACCTGTATTGGAAGATTGATGGTATCGAAGATAATGTTTTTGCCATTCTTCGAAACAAAACCACAGGAATATGCGCTTCTGTCCACTCAACGATGACTCAATGGCGCTATCTATTTTCTATTGAAGTCTTTCTCGAAGGCGGGGCGCTGATATTGAATGGACTTAAAACTTCCTCAGGCGCCTATGGAAACGAGATCCTTTCGATAAAACGAAATCCCAGTTACTTGCGTGACGGCCGCTATGAGTTTGAAGAACAAATCACCTATCATATCGACACTTCCTGGCAATCAGAGATTGATCATTTTTTTGAATGTATAAATGCTGATAGCCCTATAACCTATGGAACGAGTCAAGATGCATTCAATGTAATGCAACTTCTCGATCGTATATACGCCTGTAATTAA
- a CDS encoding NAD(P)-dependent oxidoreductase translates to MLIYKATNTLEGYLPPLDYTKDQNAAEIFLVGGKKFVLAEFPNLKGIFKTGVGTDNLPFDEAKQRGVAISLPSESTCNIIFEETAAFSCHLILTGLYAENGDWNAWKKVDRPQLATRKLLVIGAGRIGKRVCEKMQPFMQVDSFDIAHNAVSELDTKIKTADCISLHVPLTDSTREMFNKERLALMPDGALLVNTARGPVIDEDALYQELLSGRLRAACDVFWHEPYRGRLAELPEDRFIRTPHISSTCREFLQGTANDFIDFMQTIEGSK, encoded by the coding sequence ATGTTGATTTACAAAGCTACGAATACCCTGGAGGGCTACCTGCCTCCTCTTGACTACACCAAGGATCAAAACGCCGCTGAAATTTTTCTCGTCGGTGGCAAGAAATTCGTGTTGGCCGAGTTCCCCAACCTGAAAGGAATCTTCAAGACCGGCGTCGGCACTGATAATCTGCCCTTTGATGAAGCAAAGCAGCGTGGTGTCGCGATTTCCCTACCTTCAGAGTCGACTTGCAATATCATTTTTGAAGAGACCGCCGCTTTTTCCTGCCATCTGATTTTAACGGGGCTTTATGCTGAAAATGGGGATTGGAATGCATGGAAGAAGGTAGATCGACCACAACTTGCAACGCGCAAACTACTCGTGATTGGCGCTGGCAGGATTGGGAAGCGAGTGTGTGAGAAGATGCAACCTTTTATGCAGGTAGACAGCTTTGATATTGCCCATAATGCAGTTTCTGAACTTGATACCAAGATAAAAACAGCAGACTGTATCAGTCTCCATGTACCACTCACTGATTCTACGCGGGAGATGTTCAACAAGGAACGGTTGGCATTAATGCCAGACGGTGCACTATTGGTCAATACAGCTCGTGGACCCGTCATAGACGAAGACGCGCTGTATCAGGAACTACTGTCGGGACGATTAAGGGCAGCCTGTGATGTGTTCTGGCATGAACCATATCGTGGGCGGCTCGCTGAATTACCCGAAGACCGATTCATTCGAACGCCACATATTTCCAGTACCTGTCGTGAGTTTTTACAGGGGACAGCGAACGATTTTATTGATTTTATGCAAACAATCGAAGGCTCAAAATAA
- a CDS encoding inositol monophosphatase family protein: MMGDYLPLAKKAAAAAVQILRKDFLRDAKITQNQGKDIKTQADIAAQKKILELLSPSGIEVLAEEEREGDASLTNMSGPLWLVDPLDGTLNFSRGFAMSAVSIALWENNKPRLGIIHDIFHDRVYVGEVGKGAWYDDQKIKVSSVDTLSAAVLATGFPSGRSYDSDSLMAVVQAVQKYKKVRMLGSAALMLAHVAAGIFDVYEEEDIYLWDVAAGVALVEAAGGSVAMKPGSAPLKYHVRASNGKISFS, from the coding sequence ATGATGGGCGACTATTTACCATTAGCTAAAAAAGCGGCAGCTGCAGCAGTGCAGATATTACGCAAAGATTTCTTGCGAGATGCCAAGATCACGCAAAATCAGGGGAAGGATATAAAAACTCAAGCAGATATTGCTGCCCAAAAAAAGATATTAGAACTGCTGTCTCCCAGTGGTATCGAGGTTCTTGCCGAAGAGGAGAGAGAAGGAGATGCGTCCCTGACAAATATGAGCGGCCCTCTGTGGCTTGTAGACCCCTTGGACGGAACTTTAAATTTTTCTCGTGGTTTTGCCATGTCCGCAGTGTCAATAGCATTGTGGGAAAACAATAAGCCACGGCTTGGAATCATACACGATATTTTTCATGATCGTGTGTACGTTGGCGAAGTCGGTAAGGGTGCCTGGTATGATGATCAAAAAATCAAGGTATCATCGGTTGACACTCTTTCTGCAGCAGTTTTAGCGACAGGGTTTCCAAGTGGCCGTTCATACGACAGCGATTCGTTGATGGCTGTCGTTCAGGCCGTGCAGAAGTATAAAAAAGTGCGCATGTTGGGATCCGCTGCCCTTATGCTCGCTCATGTGGCGGCCGGGATTTTCGATGTCTACGAGGAGGAGGATATTTACCTTTGGGATGTCGCAGCCGGAGTTGCCTTAGTCGAGGCTGCAGGAGGGAGTGTCGCCATGAAGCCGGGATCTGCCCCCTTGAAGTATCATGTTCGGGCCAGTAACGGCAAAATTTCATTCAGCTAA